One genomic segment of Sminthopsis crassicaudata isolate SCR6 chromosome 4, ASM4859323v1, whole genome shotgun sequence includes these proteins:
- the LOC141541366 gene encoding uncharacterized protein LOC141541366: MFCQQQQQQQQQQQQQGKQPCLSGPQYCQSKCPNPCSSKFSYPSKCPEHCSPKCQKSCQSKCSEVYSPICPDPCYPKFQDPCHPKYPEPCPPKNPEPCPSTCSDPCNPRCPDPCPPKNPEPCPSTCSDPCNPKCSEPYPPKCPDSCHSKCQDPCHLKYPELCHPKYSEPCLPKCPDPCHLKNPESFLSKCPDLGYSKNSDPCPPKCPDPCYPKNSESYLFTCSDPCHPSYPEPCPPKCPDSCPPKCQDPCHLKYPESCPPKYSEPCLPKCPDPCHLKNPESCPPKCPDPCHSKNQELCPPKCLDRCHPKNVEPCPSKCPDPCPPKCPESCPPKCLDLCHPKNPDPCPPKFPDPCHPKNPEL; encoded by the coding sequence ATGTTctgccagcagcagcagcagcagcagcagcagcagcagcagcagggcaAACAGCCATGTCTAAGCGGCCCACAGTATTGCCAATCAAAATGCCCAAATCCATGCTCTTCCAAGTTCTCATACCCTTCTAAATGCCCAGAACACTGCTCTCCCAAATGCCAAAAATCATGTCAATCCAAGTGCTCAGAGGTATATTCTCCTATATGCCCAGATCCATGCTATCCTAAGTTCCAAGACCCATGTCACCCTAAGTATCCAGAGCCTTGCCCTCCTAAGAATCCAGAGCCATGCCCTTCTACATGCTCAGATCCATGCAATCCTAGGTGTCCAGATCCATGCCCTCCTAAAAATCCAGAGCCATGCCCTTCCACATGCTCAGATCCATGCAATCCTAAGTGTTCAGAGCCTTATCCTCCTAAATGCCCAGATTCATGTCATTCTAAATGCCAAGATCCATGCCATCTGAAGTATCCAGAGCTTTGCCATCCTAAGTATTCAGAGCCATGCCTTCCTAAATGCCCAGATCCATGCCATCTTAAGAATCCAGAATCATTCCTTTCTAAATGCCCAGATCTAGGCTACTCTAAGAATTCAGATCCATGCCCTCCTAAATGCCCAGATCCATGCTATCCCAAGAATTCAGAATCATATCTTTTCACATGCTCAGATCCATGCCATCCTAGCTATCCAGAGCCATGTCCTCCTAAATGCCCAGATTCATGTCCTCCTAAATGCCAAGATCCATGCCATCTGAAGTATCCAGAGTCTTGCCCTCCTAAGTATTCAGAGCCATGCCTTCCTAAATGCCCAGATCCATGCCATCTTAAGAATCCAGAATCATGCCCTCCTAAATGTCCAGATCCATGCCATTCTAAGAATCAAGAGCTATGTCCTCCTAAATGCCTAGATCGATGCCACCCCAAGAATGTAGAGCCATGCCCTTCTAAATGCCCAGATCCATGTCCTCCTAAGTGTCCAGAGTCATGTCCTCCTAAATGTCTTGATCTATGCCATCCTAAGAATCCAGATCCATGCCCTCCTAAGTTTCCAGATCCATGCCATCCTAAAAATCCAGAGCTATGA